From a region of the Fusarium verticillioides 7600 chromosome 9, whole genome shotgun sequence genome:
- a CDS encoding hypothetical protein (At least one base has a quality score < 10) — MAVHHNPLLLKYRNEIPREVFSDLLLHSKTDMKRLHRLEEYLEDTSGKLKLSALLSYGQRPSFACDRDKKLKQFRELKAKYDAIMKKYDDMLCEKVLQVQHDVEYYVHTKNKCRRCALPAKAKKLKVSPHEWPLPADELEAETSVFDMDVPVTFAVWRDATVYFLDNILRFESSCAGDYPRASFPLMTYKPLSHWFELQRHRVQLLSEIKTHSQTHRNQKSIETCTEADVCLNNGLRFQYHDGSRNTFLSTSKHTTEISKRCTIKLPSRAHTLQRFMARIWLYENRETPNQAIASQSECPEYMSLGEFKALAVLPYGYRLQWKNILTQLAMPTVDFNKPETALFLLQMMLQAGPSDEDEVTRHAHNRPTDVEFGSQILKYLGESVSRVQENWESYTSLCSSTCLATRLLALADKSLSSKVLDLIAKCRGISYKWVMHLLSKVQDIEHRTQREEFLEAAVHIDLICVETFNLEGECFEQVLADEEQAAILLEISTIAHNNADFEQLQKDALFGIMLDRYRIIMHRALPILVSEITSKGSLCIDTAIKEDGPTLHERLLVNGIPVSRLPQKYETHHEYLKLFRSASMEVTPSNLPNMSFCATKTFHGYTVSSRYAES; from the exons ATGGCTGTCCACCACAACCCTCTGTTGTTGAAGTACAGAAATGAGATCCCTCGGGAGGTCTTTAGCGATCTACTTCTCCATTCAAAAACCGACATGAAGCGTTTACATCGGCTGGAAGAATACCTCGAAGATACGTCCGGAAAACTAAAGCTATCAGCACTTTTGTCATATGGCCAACGACCATCCTTCGCC TGCGATCGCGATAAGAAACTCAAGCAGTTTCGCGAACTCAAAGCAAAGTACGACGCTATCATGAAGAAGTATGACGACATGCTATGCGAAAAGGTTCTTCAAGTCCAACACGACGTGGAGTATTACGTCCATACCAAGAATAAGTGCAGACGCTGTGCTCTCCCCGccaaagcaaagaagctcaaggtcagcCCTCACGAGTGGCCTCTCCCAGCAGATGAACTTGAGGCTGAAACGTCTGTTTTTGACATGGATGTACCCGTCACTTTTGCTGTGTGGCGAGATGCTACGGTTTACTTCTTGGATAACATCTTGAGATTTGAATCGTCTTGCGCCGGAGACTATCCACGAGCGTCCTTTCCGTTGATGACATATAAGCCCCTCAGTCACTGGTTCGAATTACAACGTCATAGAGTACAGTTACTTTCTGAGATTAAAACGCActctcaaactcatcgcAATCAGAAATCCATCGAAACTTGTACTGAGGCGGATGTCTGTCTTAACAACGGTCTTCGCTTTCAGTATCATGATGGTTCTAGAAATACCTTCCTATCCACCTCTAAACACACAACCGAAATTTCAAAGCGATGTACAATCAAGCTTCCAAGCAGAGCTCATACCTTGCAAAGATTCATGGCTCGAATATGGCTTTATGAGAACAGAGAAACACCCAACCAGGCCATCGCGAGCCAGTCTGAGTGTCCGGAGTACATGTCACTTGGCGAGTTCAAGGCTTTAGCTGTTTTGCCATACGGGTACCGCCTTCAGTGGAAGAATATCCTTACGCAGCTTGCTATGCCGACGGTAGACTTCAATAAACCTGAGACTGCTTTATTTCTACTCCAGATGATGTTACAAGCTGGGCCGtccgatgaggatgaggtgaCAAGACACGCACATAATCGACCTACAGACGTGGAATTCGGTTCGCAGATTCTGAAGTACTTGGGTGAGAGCGTGTCAAGGGTTCAGGAGAATTGGGAGTCGTACACATCACTGTGCTCTTCCACCTGCTTGGCCACTAGACTACTTGCACTAGCTGACAAGTCCCTGTCGTCAAAGGTTCTGGATCTCATCGCAAAATGTCGAGGAATCTCCTACAAGTGGGTGATGCACCTATTGTCTAAGGTCCAAGATATTGAGCACCGTACGCAGCGGGAGGAATTTCTTGAGGCGGCAGTGCACATCGACCTTATCTGTGTCGAGACGTTCAATCTGGAGGGTGAGTGCTTTGAACAGGTATTGGCTGACGAAGAGCAAGCGGCTATACTGTTGGAAATCTCGACCATCGCACATAATAACGCCGACTTCGAACAGCTTCAGAAGGATGCATTGTTCGGTATTATGCTCGACAGATATAGAATCATAATGCACAGAGCCTTGCCTATTCTGGTGAGCGAAATAACCTCCAAGGGTAGTTTATGTATCGATACAGCCATTAAGGAAGATGGCCCGACTTTGCACGAGAGG TTATTGGTTAATGGAATACCTGTCTCACGACTTCCTCAGAAGTACGAGACTCATCATGAGTATCTGAAGCTATTCAGGTCTGCGAGTATGGAAGTCACGCCCAGCAACCTGCCAAACATGAGCTTCTGTGCGACCAAGACGTTTCACGGGTATACGGTTTCATCTCGGTATGCAGAGAGCTAA
- a CDS encoding AAT family amino acid transporter: protein MKDPRDAQTMQSFNVEMGSSWSIRAHKPRSSWLHSFRRADPLPGYHPSDAPERYYDLRAANAKTANTALARELKGRHLQMIAFGGAIGTGLFVASGASLYRGGPASLLISYLLLGAMQYCTMQCLGELCVMFPIAGSFSAFSTRFLDPSWGFAMGWNYCLQWLFILPLEIIAGAFTIGYWNPDLTKSIFVAIFLSAIVIINLFGVKTYGEAEFIFSLIKITAIVGFILLAIVINVGGEPESGYIGGMYWRNPGPFNNGFKGFCSVLVTSAFSFTGTELIGLAAAETANPRKSLPTAIKQVFWRITIFYIIALLLVGLLVPSDDKRLVGGDNVADATASPFVIAIEKAGTSLLPSIMNAIILVAVISVGNSAVFGSSRTLAALAEQSHAPQVFAYVDRQGRPLMAILFASCIGLLAFLADVSFHDSIFNWLLSISALSTLFTWGSICLCYIRFRKAWYYNAHTLDQLPFKSHVGVPGAWFAFVGYILVLVSQIWIAVSPVNEPGIDRSASGLAQNFFLKVLAIPIILLFYLSHKVWYRTQIVRLPDMDVVTGRRYFRVHVMAEQEREERHGWPRWKKVYRFLC, encoded by the exons ATGAAAGATCCTCGCGATGCGCAGACAATGCAATCGTTTAATGTAGAAATGGGCTCCTCGTGGAGTATACGAGCTCACAAACCACGGTCTTCATGGCTTCATAGCTTCCGACGCGCAGATCCTCTTCCAGGATATCATCCTAGCGATGCACCAGAGCGGTATTACGACTTGCGCGCAGCGAATGCCAAAACAGCGAATACAGCACTTGCGAGAGAATTAAAAGGTCGTCATCTTCAAATGATTGCCTTTGGCGGTGCGATTG GAACTGGATTGTTTGTCGCGTCGGGAGCGTCGCTTTATAGAGGCGGACCAGCGAGTTTGTTGATTTCGTATTTATTGCTTGGGGCGATGCAGTATTGTACGATGCAGTGTCTTGGGGAGTTGTGCGTCATGTTTCCCATCGCGGGTTCATTTTCGGCGTTTTCGACGAGGTTCTTGGATCCGTCTTGGGGGTTTGCCATGGGTTGGAA TTACTGCTTGCAATGGTTGTTCATTTTGCCGTTGGAAATCATCGCTGGGGCGTTTACGATAGGATACTGGAACCCGGATCTGACAAAGTCCATATTCGTGGCCATATTTCTCTCCGCtattgtcatcatcaatcttttTGGTGTCAAGACGTATGGCGAGGCCGAGTTtatcttttctctcatcaagatcaccgCAATCGTCGGCTTCAT ATTACTCGCCATCGTCATAAATGTCGGCGGGGAGCCCGAGAGCGGTTACATCGGCGGCATGTACTGGCGTAACCCAGGCCCCTTCAACAACggcttcaagggcttctGCAGCGTCCTCGTTACATCCGCATTCTCCTTCACAGGCACAGAACTCATCGGTCTCGCCGCTGCTGAGACAGCTAACCCGCGGAAATCATTACCGACAGCTATTAAACAGGTTTTCTGGCGTATCACGATATTCTACATCATTGCGCTACTGCTAGTTGGGCTTTTGGTGCCATCTGACGATAAACGACTTGTCGGCGGTGATAATGTCGCTGATGCGACTGCGAGCCCGTTCGTTATTGCGATAGAGAAGGCTGGgacttctcttcttccgaGTATAATGAATGCAATTATCTTGGTGGCGGTGATAAGTGTTGGAAATTCAGCGGTTTTTGGATCATCGAGAACGTTGGCTGCTTTGGCGGAACAATCGCATGCGCCGCAGGTTTTTGCATACGTGGACCGACAAGGCCGTCCGCTCATGGCAATACTATTCGCATCATGCATCGGTCTCCTCGCATTTCTCGCAGATGTCAGTTTCCACGATTCCATCTTTAACTGGCTTCTCTCAATCAGTGCATTAAGCACGCTATTTACGTGGGGAAGTATTTGTTTATGTTATATCCGGTTTCGAAAAGCTTGGTATTATAACGCACATACGCTTGACCAACTACCCTTCAAGTCTCACGTCGGCGTCCCAGGGGCGTGGTTTGCTTTTGTTGGGTATATCCTCGTGTTGGTCTCTCAGATTTGGATTGCGGTCTCGCCCGTTAACGAGCCTGGTATTGACAGGAGCGCATCAGGACTGGCGCAGaatttcttcttgaaggtTTTGGCGATACCTATTATCTTGTTGTTTTATCTATCTCATAAAGTTTGGTATCGTACACAGATTGTACGTCTGCCTGATATGGATGTTGTGACAGGGCGGAGATACTTTCGCGTGCATGTTATGGCGGAGCAGGAGCGAGAGGAACGACATGGCTGGCCCAGGTGGAAAAAGGTCTATCGGTTTCTCTGTTAA
- a CDS encoding arylsulfatase A gives MSNHPSKPNIVLILADNLGWGELGCYGGGILRGAATPRIDKLATEGLLLHNFNVESDCVPTRSALMTGRHPIRTGCRQSVPAGFPQGLTNWERTLPECLKPEGYATAHHGKWHLGDISGRYPSDRGFDEWFGIPRTTDESQFTSALGYTPEVAELPYIMKGVAEQGSENVCVYDLEKRRLIDEMLVDQSKDWLSRQVAAEKPFFLYHPLVHLHFPTLPHREFEGKTGQGEFADSMAEMDYRVGQLIDHLDDLGVRENTVLIFASDNGPEFRPPYKGTAGPWSGTYHTAMEGSLRVPFIIRWPGNVPAGVTSNETVHVTDIFTSILEIAGAEAPSDRPIDGISQVAFFKDPAAVKSQREGFLFYIKDELRAVKWKDWKLHLVWEPKVNQSSGKLESPYLFNVVRDPKEETDILAYNTWVMQPVMKLRAAFENSLRSDPAPPDPLKGL, from the coding sequence ATGTCTAATCATCCATCAAAACCAAACATCGTGCTCATCTTAGCTGATAATCTCGGCTGGGGTGAGCTCGGCTGCTATGGCGGAGGCATTCTGCGTGGCGCTGCAACACCACgcatcgacaagctcgccaCTGAaggtcttctccttcacaacTTCAACGTTGAGAGCGACTGCGTTCCCACGCGCTCGGCCCTCATGACAGGGCGTCATCCTATCCGGACCGGGTGCCGACAGTCTGTCCCGGCTGGGTTTCCCCAGGGTCTTACAAACTGGGAGCGTACACTGCCTGAATGTCTCAAGCCAGAGGGTTACGCGACGGCTCATCATGGGAAATGGCATCTTGGTGATATTTCTGGTCGGTACCCTTCCGACAGGGGATTTGACGAGTGGTTTGGGATTCCGAGGACGACTGACGAGAGCCAGTTTACGTCGGCTTTGGGATATACACCGGAAGTTGCCGAGCTGCCGTATATCATGAAAGGTGTTGCTGAGCAGGGCTCTGAGAACGTCTGTGTGTATGATCTCGAAAAGAGACGGTTGATCGATGAAATGCTGGTTGACCAGTCAAAAGATTGGCTGTCACGTCAAGTCGCAGCAGAGAAGCCCTTTTTCTTATATCATCCACTCGTCCATCTGCATTTCCCGACTCTGCCGCATCGCGAGTTTGAGGGGAAGACAGGACAGGGAGAATTTGCTGACTCTATGGCCGAGATGGACTACCGAGTTGGCCAATTGATCGACCATCTGGATGACCTTGGAGTTCGCGAAAACACAGTCTTGATATTTGCTTCTGACAATGGACCTGAGTTCAGACCCCCATACAAGGGCACTGCCGGTCCGTGGTCCGGGACATATCATACCGCCATGGAGGGAAGCTTGAGAgtcccattcatcatcagatgGCCTGGAAATGTCCCTGCTGGAGTTACATCCAACGAAACAGTCCACGTCACCGATATCTTCACAAGCATCCTCGAGATAGCAGGCGCGGAAGCACCATCCGATAGACCCATTGATGGTATCAGCCAAGTAGCATTCTTCAAAGATCCCGCTGCTGTCAAGTCCCAGCGCGAGggcttcctcttctacatcaaggatgagctgcGCGCTGTCAAGTGGAAGGACTGGAAGCTTCATCTGGTCTGGGAACCAAAGGTCAATCAATCGTCTGGAAAGCTGGAGTCTCCATATCTATTCAATGTGGTGAGAGATCCAAAGGAGGAGACGGATATCCTGGCTTATAACACTTGGGTCATGCAACCGGTTATGAAGTTGAGGGCTGCGTTTGAGAATAGTTTGAGGAGTGATCCGGCACCGCCTGACCCGCTCAAGGGTCTTTAA